The Blattabacterium cuenoti genome segment AGATCTAGAACGTCTTATAGTATTAGATATAGATTGAATTGCATCATTTTGACCAATAATTCTTTTATGTAATTCATTTTCTAATGATAATAATTTGTCTTTTTCACTTTGTAACATTTTAGTTATAGGAATTCCAGTCCATTTAGATACTATTTGAGCAATATCTTCTCTAGATACTTCTTCACGTATAATTTTATTTCCTTTGTCCTCTTGTTTTTTTAATTCCTTTTCAAAGAATTTAATTTTGTTTTCTTCTTCTTTAATTTTTCCATATCTTAATTCTGCTACTTTTCCATAATCACCTAATCTTTCAGCTTGTTCTGATTCAAATTTAAAACTTTCTATTTTATCCTTAGATTTTTGTATTCCTTCAACTAAATTTTTTTCATTCTGCCACTGAATTTCTAATCTTATTTTTTTTTTATTTAAATTATTTAATTCTTTTTTTAAAGAAATTAATTGTTTTTTATCATTTTCTCGTTTCAATGCTTCTACTTGAATTTCCATATACATAATTTTACGATATAAAATATCTAATTCTTCGGGTTTAGAATTCATATCTATTCTCAATTTAGAAGCAGCTTCGTCAATAAGATCAATAGCTTTATCTGGTAAAAATCTTTCATTAATATATCTTTTAGATAATTCTACTGCTGCTATAATGGATTCATCTTTTATTTTTACTTTATGATAACTTTCATATTTTTCTTTGACTCCACGTAAAATTGATATAGCATCAGTGATTGTTGGTTCATTCACATATACCTGTTGAAATCTCCTTTCTAAAGCTTTATCTACTCTAAAATATCTTTGATATTCATTTAACGTAGTGGCACCTATTGCTCTAAGATCACCCCTAGCTAATGCTGGTTTTAATATATTTGCCGCATCCATTGCTCCTTCTCCTCCTCCTGTTCCAATTAAAGTATGAATTTCATCAATAAATAATATTATTTCTCCATTTGAATAAATAACTTCTTTTACTACTGATTTTAACCTATCTTCAAATTCTCCTTTATACTTTGCACCTGCGATTAAAGAAGCCATATCTAAAGAATATACTTTTTTATTTTTTAAATTATCGGAAATATCTTCACTAATAATTCTATGTGCTAGTCCTTCTGCAATAGCTGTTTTACCTACTCCTGGTTCTCCTATTAATATAGGATTATTTTTTTTTCGTCTAGATAAAATTTGTAAAATTCTTCGTATTTCTTCATCTCTTCCTACAACTGGATCCAGTTTTCCTTTTAAAGCTAATTCATTTAAATTTTTAGCATATCTATTTAAAACATTATATACTTTTTCTTTATAATACGAAGAAAAATTTTCTTCTTTTTTTCTAATATTATTAATTATTATCTTTATTTTTTTTTCTGTAATACCTTGATCTTGTAGCATTTGAGATGTTTTATCAGAATTCATAAAAATTCCATAAAAAATATGTTCTACTGATATAAGTTGGTCTTTTAAAAGAAAAGCATAATTTCTTGCTATATTTAGCATATTTATTACGTTAGAACTAATATGTTGACTAAAGCTTTCACTAATTACTCTTGGATAAGAAGATATTATACGATTTAACCCAATAATTATTGAATAATGATCAACTCCTAACTCTTTTAATAAAATAGGAATTAATTTTTTTTCTAAATTCAACATTGATTTTAAAATATGAGCATTTTCAATAGATTGTTGAC includes the following:
- a CDS encoding ATP-dependent Clp protease ATP-binding subunit, with the translated sequence MNNYNDNDNLTKESKEIIQEGQKIALDERQQSIENAHILKSMLNLEKKLIPILLKELGVDHYSIIIGLNRIISSYPRVISESFSQHISSNVINMLNIARNYAFLLKDQLISVEHIFYGIFMNSDKTSQMLQDQGITEKKIKIIINNIRKKEENFSSYYKEKVYNVLNRYAKNLNELALKGKLDPVVGRDEEIRRILQILSRRKKNNPILIGEPGVGKTAIAEGLAHRIISEDISDNLKNKKVYSLDMASLIAGAKYKGEFEDRLKSVVKEVIYSNGEIILFIDEIHTLIGTGGGEGAMDAANILKPALARGDLRAIGATTLNEYQRYFRVDKALERRFQQVYVNEPTITDAISILRGVKEKYESYHKVKIKDESIIAAVELSKRYINERFLPDKAIDLIDEAASKLRIDMNSKPEELDILYRKIMYMEIQVEALKRENDKKQLISLKKELNNLNKKKIRLEIQWQNEKNLVEGIQKSKDKIESFKFESEQAERLGDYGKVAELRYGKIKEEENKIKFFEKELKKQEDKGNKIIREEVSREDIAQIVSKWTGIPITKMLQSEKDKLLSLENELHKRIIGQNDAIQSISNTIRRSRSGLQDEKRPIGSFLFMGSTGVGKTELAKAITEYLFDDENNMVRIDMSEYQERHSISRLIGPPPGYIGYEEGGQLTEAIRRRPYSVILLDEIEKANPDIFHILLQVLDDGRLTDNKGRTVNFTNTIIIMTSNIGSDIIHENLYKNISYNIMEITKRSLIDLLKKIVRPEFINRIDEIILFKPLSRIEIKKIVKLQMKKLGKLLLNKNIYVESTNETIEFLSDKGYDINFGARPLKRVIQNDILNNLSKEIIKGNITNNNKILIDFFKEKGIVFRQIKK